A region of Larimichthys crocea isolate SSNF chromosome X, L_crocea_2.0, whole genome shotgun sequence DNA encodes the following proteins:
- the ankrd49 gene encoding ankyrin repeat domain-containing protein 49 has product MEFPEDFNQLELLNTHGHLIPRGASSLWTGSKEEEEEVEEDDEEGERSEEWYLEKEETLKDNPKELTLWAAENNRLSTLHRLLAAHPLLVHCCDEDGYTPLHRAAYGGHVEAVSGLLAAGSKVNPRTIDGWTPLHSACRWSRVTVASLLLQHGAELNGQTNGGLTPLHLAASHASSVKTDSAHTLELLLSQRHLKPGLRSSSGETASEVARRSGPHHFLFEMVEDCVSVVPVT; this is encoded by the exons ATGGAGTTTCCTGAAGATTTCAACCAGCTCGAGCTGCTGAACACACATGGACACCTGATCCCCCGAGGGGCCAGCAGTCTGTGGACCGGAagcaaggaggaagaggaagaggtggaagaagacGACGAAGAGGGGGAACGCAGTGAAGAGTGGTatctggaaaaagaagaaactctcAAAGACAATCCAAAGGAGCTAACTCTGTGGGCAGCGGAAAACAATCGC CTGTCGACACTCCACAGGTTGTTAGCTGCTCATCCTTTGCTGGTGCACTGCTGCGATGAGGACGGTTACACTCCACTGCACCGTGCAGCATACGGCGGCCACGTGGAAGCGGTTTCCGGTTTACTCGCCGCCGGGTCGAAGGTGAACCCTCGCACCATCGACGGGTGGACGCCCCTCCACAGCGCCTGCCGCTGGAGCCGCGTCACGGTGGCGAGTCTCCTCCTGCAGCACGGAGCCGAGCTGAACGGCCAGACCAACGGCGGCCTCACGCCGCTGCACCTGGCCGCTTCTCACGCCAGCTCCGTGAAAACAGACTCCGCTCACACGTTAgagctcctcctctctcagcgACACCTGAAGCCGGGGCTCCGCAGCAGCAGCGGAGAGACGGCCAGCGAGGTGGCCCGACGCAGTGGCCCccaccacttcctgtttgagatGGTGGAAGACTGTGTCAGTGTGGTCCCCGTGACATAA